A DNA window from Microcystis aeruginosa NIES-843 contains the following coding sequences:
- a CDS encoding aspartate aminotransferase family protein produces the protein MSPETLLEPTLVDPTPNLNPNQPFDRDSFNSYVMNTYGRFPIAIAKGLGCLLWDTSGKQYLDFVAGIATCTLGHAHPALIEVVSQQIQKLHHVSNLYYIPEQGELAKWIVDHSCADKVFFCNSGAEANEAAIKLVRKYAHTVLDFLEQPVILTAHASFHGRTLATITATGQPKYQKDFEPLMPGFAYIPYNDIEAVENAIADLDEGNRRVAAIMLEPLQGEGGVRPGDIEYFQRLRQICDENNILLVFDEVQVGVGRTGKLWGYENLGVEPDIFTSAKGLAGGIPIGAMMCRKFCDVFEPGSHASTFGGNPFACASALTVLQTIERDHLLENVQQRGEQLRSRLRVIASQYPHLFVDVRGWGLINGMEINSESELVSSTIVNAALAEGLLIAPAGPKVLRFVPPLIVSETEVDEAMDKLEAAIAKVV, from the coding sequence GTGAGTCCAGAAACCCTTTTAGAACCAACCCTAGTTGATCCCACTCCCAATTTAAACCCGAATCAACCCTTCGATCGAGATAGTTTTAACAGCTATGTGATGAATACTTATGGTCGTTTTCCCATTGCGATCGCCAAAGGGTTAGGCTGTCTTCTCTGGGATACTTCCGGGAAACAATACCTTGATTTTGTCGCAGGAATTGCCACCTGTACCCTCGGTCACGCGCACCCTGCTTTAATTGAAGTGGTTAGTCAGCAAATCCAAAAACTCCATCATGTCTCGAATTTATACTATATTCCCGAACAAGGGGAACTAGCTAAATGGATTGTCGATCATTCCTGCGCTGATAAAGTCTTTTTCTGTAATTCTGGTGCGGAAGCGAACGAAGCGGCGATTAAATTAGTACGGAAATATGCCCATACGGTGCTAGATTTCCTCGAACAGCCAGTTATTTTAACCGCTCACGCTAGTTTTCACGGTCGGACTTTAGCCACCATCACCGCAACCGGTCAACCGAAGTATCAAAAAGACTTTGAACCCCTGATGCCGGGGTTTGCCTATATTCCCTATAATGATATCGAAGCGGTGGAAAATGCGATCGCTGATCTCGATGAGGGTAATCGTCGTGTGGCTGCGATTATGTTGGAACCCTTGCAGGGTGAAGGGGGAGTTCGTCCAGGGGATATCGAATATTTCCAACGTTTACGGCAAATTTGCGACGAAAATAACATTTTGCTTGTCTTTGATGAAGTACAGGTGGGAGTCGGAAGAACTGGTAAACTCTGGGGTTATGAGAATTTAGGAGTGGAACCGGATATTTTCACTTCTGCTAAGGGTTTAGCGGGTGGTATTCCCATCGGTGCGATGATGTGCAGAAAATTCTGTGATGTGTTTGAACCGGGTAGTCATGCGAGTACCTTTGGAGGTAATCCTTTCGCTTGTGCCTCAGCTTTAACAGTATTACAAACCATTGAACGGGATCATCTTCTCGAAAATGTCCAGCAGCGAGGGGAACAATTACGCAGCCGTTTACGCGTGATTGCTTCTCAATATCCCCATCTATTTGTCGATGTGCGCGGTTGGGGTTTAATTAATGGTATGGAAATTAATTCAGAAAGTGAGTTGGTTTCATCTACTATTGTTAATGCAGCCTTGGCAGAGGGTTTATTAATTGCCCCCGCAGGTCCGAAAGTTCTCCGTTTTGTACCTCCTTTAATTGTCTCGGAAACAGAAGTAGATGAGGCTATGGATAAGCTAGAAGCAGCCATCGCTAAAGTGGTTTAA
- a CDS encoding potassium channel family protein yields the protein MSISEDKYRRLRQELIGGIFALIVVFLLGTLWYHLIEGWSWLDSAYMTISTLATVGFGEINPLGERGRLFTMVLIVMGVITIGYIVNRLTEALIQGYFQEGLKQRQEKRVIDRLSEHYIICGLGRTGRQVAIEFYAENIPFVVIDTDPLQVNRAKELNYIVVQGDATLDKSLQMAGIERAICIVAALTSDAENLYTVLSAKTLNPKIRAIARASTEEAVQKLQRAGADAVVSPYITGGRRLAAAALRPQVMDFVDGILTGTDRSFYMEEFLIDPRTCPCVGLSLSQAHLRSRSGALVLAIRRADGTLIGGPTGDTELMAGDLLICMGTAEQLRSLTQILIPMRSDGLRLPKH from the coding sequence TTGTCCATCAGTGAAGATAAATATCGTCGTCTGCGTCAGGAATTAATCGGGGGAATTTTTGCCCTGATTGTGGTGTTTTTGCTGGGTACGCTTTGGTATCATCTGATCGAGGGTTGGAGTTGGCTAGATTCGGCCTATATGACGATTAGTACCCTCGCTACCGTCGGTTTTGGCGAAATTAATCCCCTAGGTGAACGGGGACGACTGTTTACAATGGTTTTGATCGTGATGGGAGTAATCACGATCGGTTATATTGTTAATCGCTTGACCGAAGCTTTAATTCAAGGCTATTTTCAAGAGGGACTCAAACAGAGACAGGAGAAACGCGTGATCGATCGACTATCGGAACACTATATCATCTGTGGTTTGGGTCGCACGGGGAGACAGGTGGCGATCGAATTTTACGCCGAAAATATTCCTTTTGTAGTTATTGATACGGACCCCCTACAGGTAAATCGGGCCAAAGAATTAAATTATATTGTTGTTCAAGGAGATGCTACCTTAGATAAATCTTTACAAATGGCAGGAATCGAACGCGCTATTTGTATTGTGGCCGCTTTAACTTCCGATGCGGAGAATTTATATACAGTTTTGTCTGCTAAAACTCTTAATCCGAAAATCCGCGCCATTGCTAGGGCCAGTACCGAAGAAGCAGTACAAAAATTACAACGGGCCGGGGCCGATGCGGTGGTATCTCCCTATATTACCGGCGGTAGAAGATTAGCGGCCGCGGCCCTACGACCCCAGGTGATGGATTTTGTTGATGGGATTTTAACTGGAACCGATCGATCATTTTATATGGAAGAATTTTTAATCGATCCGAGGACTTGTCCCTGTGTCGGTTTAAGTCTTAGTCAAGCACATTTAAGATCTCGATCGGGGGCTTTAGTTTTGGCTATACGTCGCGCTGATGGTACGCTAATCGGGGGACCGACTGGCGATACGGAATTAATGGCCGGGGATCTGTTAATTTGTATGGGAACGGCCGAACAATTACGCAGTTTAACTCAGATTTTAATCCCTATGCGCTCGGATGGTTTACGTTTACCGAAGCATTAG
- a CDS encoding PIN domain-containing protein, with protein MKRVLFDSDVLLDVLGKREPHFQASVQALNTVKTGKTQGYISGHAVTNIYYILSRENGRESSRKLVIILLENLQVARVTDAIIRQALASQMKDFEDAVTSAVAESEKLEIIIMRNLRDFAAAPVPAMLPADFLSIL; from the coding sequence GTGAAACGAGTCCTATTCGATAGTGATGTATTGCTAGATGTTTTGGGTAAGCGTGAACCACATTTTCAAGCATCTGTACAAGCATTAAATACAGTTAAGACAGGTAAAACTCAAGGATATATTTCTGGTCATGCCGTCACTAATATTTATTATATTTTGTCTAGAGAAAATGGAAGAGAAAGCTCAAGAAAGTTGGTGATAATTCTTCTAGAGAATTTGCAAGTTGCTAGGGTGACAGATGCAATAATTAGGCAAGCATTGGCAAGTCAGATGAAAGATTTTGAAGATGCCGTTACCAGTGCCGTTGCTGAATCGGAAAAGCTAGAAATAATCATAATGCGAAACCTAAGAGATTTTGCCGCTGCCCCTGTTCCCGCAATGCTACCAGCCGATTTTTTATCGATTCTTTAA
- a CDS encoding M14 family metallopeptidase — MFDFSHYYPYAELVSFLKNLASSYPNLISLTSIGKSYENRDIWLTTLTNQATGHYLEKPAYWIDANTHAGEVTGSAVALYTISHLLRQYGHNSQITRLLDHYTVYILPRLAVDGAEKYLTTPYLLRSSIRPYPHTDEKPGLYPEDINGDGLILQMRQKDTCGAWKISEQDPRIMVRREPEEFEGTFYTLLTEGLIRDYDGYNFTTAPTLEGLDFNRNYPVYWVPEGEQQGAGDFPFSEPETRAEAEFWANNTNINGFVTYHTYSAVMLRPYSTHPDEYFPVEDLEMYKYIADKGKAMTGYECVSVYHDFRYHPKEVTNGAMDDYGYDHFGWYGFTVELWDAPTQAGVKKDDYIQWFRWHPLEDELKLQRWNDENLAGKGFINWQSFDHPQLGEVEIGGWDFKNVWQNAPEKYLPDLCEKQCQFTIAHALMSPLLAISRLDLKSEGNGIYHLVLQLENQGFLPTYTSKKALERKIVRPIQVKLNLADEVSLIVGKLEQEIGHLEGRSNKVYSSLAHGLDYRCTVEWVIKGVSGQEIEIIAIAERAGTVRQKVIL, encoded by the coding sequence ATGTTTGATTTTAGCCACTATTACCCCTACGCCGAATTAGTTTCTTTCCTCAAAAACCTAGCCTCATCCTATCCTAATTTAATTAGCCTCACCTCGATCGGTAAAAGCTACGAAAATCGAGATATCTGGTTAACTACCCTAACAAATCAAGCCACAGGCCATTATTTAGAAAAACCTGCCTATTGGATCGATGCTAACACCCATGCGGGGGAAGTAACAGGCTCTGCCGTCGCTCTCTACACTATCTCCCATCTTTTGCGCCAATACGGTCATAATTCCCAAATTACCAGACTTCTTGACCATTACACTGTCTATATTTTGCCGCGATTAGCCGTGGATGGAGCGGAAAAATATCTCACTACTCCCTATCTGTTACGCTCGAGTATTCGCCCCTATCCCCACACGGATGAGAAACCGGGGCTATATCCTGAAGATATTAACGGCGATGGTTTAATTCTACAAATGCGCCAAAAAGATACCTGTGGCGCTTGGAAAATTTCTGAACAAGATCCTCGCATTATGGTGCGTCGCGAACCGGAGGAATTTGAGGGAACTTTTTACACTTTGCTCACCGAAGGTTTAATCCGCGATTACGATGGCTATAATTTTACCACTGCCCCCACCCTAGAGGGCCTGGATTTTAACCGCAATTATCCCGTTTATTGGGTTCCTGAAGGGGAACAACAGGGGGCCGGAGATTTTCCTTTTTCGGAGCCAGAAACCCGTGCAGAAGCGGAATTTTGGGCAAATAACACTAATATTAATGGCTTCGTTACCTATCATACCTATTCAGCAGTCATGTTGCGTCCCTATAGCACCCATCCCGATGAATATTTCCCCGTGGAAGACTTAGAAATGTATAAATATATTGCTGACAAGGGAAAAGCAATGACTGGTTATGAATGCGTTTCTGTCTATCACGATTTTCGTTATCATCCCAAAGAAGTGACTAACGGTGCCATGGATGATTACGGTTACGATCATTTTGGTTGGTATGGTTTTACGGTGGAGTTATGGGATGCACCCACCCAAGCGGGAGTGAAAAAAGATGATTATATTCAATGGTTTCGCTGGCATCCTTTGGAAGATGAATTGAAGTTACAGCGTTGGAATGATGAGAATTTGGCGGGAAAGGGTTTTATTAATTGGCAAAGTTTTGATCACCCCCAATTGGGAGAGGTGGAAATTGGCGGTTGGGACTTTAAAAATGTCTGGCAAAATGCCCCAGAAAAGTATTTACCAGATTTATGTGAGAAACAATGTCAGTTTACTATTGCCCATGCTTTAATGTCACCTCTTTTAGCTATCTCTCGTCTTGATCTTAAGTCGGAGGGAAATGGTATTTATCATCTGGTTTTACAGTTAGAAAATCAGGGATTTTTACCCACTTATACCAGTAAAAAGGCACTGGAAAGAAAGATCGTTCGTCCCATTCAAGTCAAGTTAAATTTAGCCGATGAGGTGAGTTTAATAGTGGGAAAATTAGAGCAGGAAATCGGTCACTTAGAAGGGCGATCAAATAAAGTATATAGTAGCCTCGCTCATGGTTTAGATTATCGCTGTACGGTGGAATGGGTGATTAAAGGAGTTTCTGGTCAAGAAATCGAGATTATCGCTATAGCTGAAAGAGCCGGAACAGTCAGACAAAAAGTGATTTTATAG
- a CDS encoding tetratricopeptide repeat-containing S1 family peptidase: MSNNFLKISAALVSIAVFVVSPQIAKASTTEQIEKIAEKITVLIPSEEEGANGKITANGSGSIIAKEGKVYTVLTASHVICKDARDACKFYYDQLKIITWDGKQYPLDYNSIKKLPGVDLALVQFQSDQNYQLATLANYQVADEQFIFASGWPDPKFIGKRKRLFNVGKVLPKYITPLLKIFPPELGYEIVYTSVTYGGMSGGPVLDINGRVIAVHGQNEAEKIEKVPVPIGFSLAIPITTFLKLAPQSGIQGQINVENSPPNALSLQEIGDELYKAFEVPNNNDTNPLNWLNQGNKMWRLGQLALAYAAYEKALQLDAQLYQAWYGKGLVLTYWKRSQEALAAYEQALKINPDSDTAKKLRDKLQESLGGRNTPSLTPSQPTTAPTVEPSPQPSNPRRLW, from the coding sequence ATGAGCAACAATTTCTTGAAAATTTCCGCCGCCCTAGTTAGTATAGCGGTGTTTGTGGTTTCTCCTCAGATTGCTAAGGCATCAACAACTGAGCAGATAGAAAAAATTGCTGAAAAGATTACCGTTTTAATCCCCTCAGAAGAAGAGGGGGCGAATGGGAAAATTACTGCTAATGGCTCTGGATCAATTATTGCCAAAGAAGGAAAAGTTTATACTGTTCTTACTGCCAGTCATGTGATCTGTAAAGATGCTAGAGATGCCTGCAAGTTCTATTACGATCAACTTAAAATTATTACCTGGGATGGCAAGCAATATCCGCTCGATTACAATAGCATCAAAAAATTACCCGGAGTAGATCTAGCTCTCGTGCAGTTTCAGAGCGACCAAAATTATCAGTTAGCGACCTTGGCTAACTATCAAGTAGCTGACGAACAATTTATTTTTGCTTCTGGATGGCCCGACCCGAAATTTATCGGCAAGCGGAAACGATTGTTCAATGTGGGGAAAGTGCTGCCCAAATACATTACACCCTTGCTGAAAATATTTCCCCCAGAGTTGGGGTATGAGATAGTTTATACCAGTGTCACCTATGGGGGCATGAGTGGCGGTCCAGTGTTAGATATAAATGGACGAGTCATCGCGGTTCACGGACAAAATGAAGCCGAAAAAATCGAAAAGGTTCCCGTGCCAATTGGCTTTAGTCTCGCTATTCCCATCACTACTTTTTTGAAATTAGCACCCCAGTCTGGCATTCAAGGGCAGATAAATGTCGAAAATTCGCCCCCCAATGCCTTATCTTTGCAAGAAATTGGTGATGAATTATACAAGGCTTTTGAAGTTCCCAATAATAACGATACTAATCCCCTCAACTGGCTTAATCAAGGCAATAAAATGTGGCGGTTAGGACAATTAGCCCTCGCCTATGCCGCCTATGAAAAAGCCTTGCAACTCGATGCTCAACTCTATCAAGCTTGGTACGGTAAAGGTCTGGTCTTGACCTACTGGAAACGCTCCCAAGAGGCGCTGGCCGCCTACGAACAAGCTCTCAAAATTAATCCTGACTCCGATACCGCCAAAAAACTGCGCGACAAGCTCCAAGAATCTTTAGGGGGAAGAAATACCCCTTCTCTAACCCCCTCACAGCCAACCACCGCGCCCACCGTGGAGCCTTCACCACAGCCCTCTAATCCAAGGAGACTATGGTGA
- a CDS encoding S1 family peptidase translates to MSRPIKRILAGAGSLLLGLSTPLLAVQSYAPALEPNQANAYSSQQLSEQQLRQLARAITVKVLSGQGWGSGILVEKQGASYKVLTNDHVLGRYRYRGWQIQTPDGKIHRGELVRTVRLNDYDLGLVSFRSSQVYSIADLANVDDLAIGDEVFAAGFPFDGDRPTEQGFTFTLGKVSLLSDKSFSGGYQIGYTNKIKNGMSGGPLLNRQGKVIGINGIHAYPLWGKSYVFADGTVTSPALWEQMSRLSWAIPIGTFLQSGSSSPSASSRQRPAVSPPPLPTHRETTFSEDFPSPSSSTPREKNPAPTPLW, encoded by the coding sequence GTGAGTCGGCCTATAAAAAGAATTTTGGCTGGTGCGGGCAGTTTATTATTGGGACTGTCCACACCTTTGCTTGCTGTCCAAAGCTATGCTCCCGCTCTGGAACCTAACCAGGCCAATGCCTATAGCTCTCAACAACTTTCGGAACAACAGCTGCGTCAGTTAGCCAGAGCAATTACTGTTAAGGTGTTATCAGGGCAAGGCTGGGGTTCGGGCATTTTAGTTGAAAAGCAGGGTGCTTCCTACAAAGTCCTCACGAATGACCATGTTTTAGGGCGGTATCGCTATCGGGGTTGGCAAATACAAACCCCTGACGGCAAGATACATCGGGGTGAGTTGGTCAGAACAGTTCGCTTGAATGATTATGATTTAGGCTTAGTTTCTTTTCGCAGTAGCCAAGTTTATTCTATTGCTGATTTGGCTAATGTCGATGATCTCGCTATCGGAGATGAAGTTTTCGCCGCTGGCTTTCCCTTCGATGGCGATCGCCCGACAGAACAAGGATTTACCTTCACCCTGGGTAAAGTGTCGCTTTTGAGTGATAAATCCTTTTCGGGGGGCTACCAAATCGGCTACACCAATAAGATTAAAAATGGCATGAGTGGCGGACCGCTGCTGAATCGGCAAGGTAAAGTTATTGGTATTAACGGGATTCATGCTTATCCTCTCTGGGGTAAATCCTACGTTTTTGCTGATGGAACAGTGACTTCACCAGCACTGTGGGAACAAATGAGTCGATTAAGTTGGGCGATTCCTATCGGGACTTTTTTACAATCGGGGTCATCTTCTCCATCTGCTTCCAGTCGGCAACGGCCCGCAGTGTCACCCCCACCGCTTCCCACCCATAGAGAAACCACTTTCTCGGAAGATTTTCCTTCTCCATCCTCGTCAACCCCAAGAGAAAAGAATCCCGCTCCCACACCCCTCTGGTAA
- a CDS encoding sulfotransferase family protein: MNEEIKYHLRNLVTLRTFAPRFSGNLFFIFGCQRSGTNLLLSILNAHPQIHSIDESEFPSPYPFPSAQRLMLAKLKKEYLCLKMLEHSNKLDFLKKFYLKAKIVWPVRNPYSAIASMLNLVNSRSRTNWIERCAKTEIERLKPFYPETLGQYDLDKLSTIELGAIYWSYKNSYTKFMEDSGFSVFKLSYENLITNPRETLEDIVNFLEIEWHDNLLNFHEVNPSKSLAGGTRTYRPINPTKTNSLKGLNEQDVETINQICQSVMQDYNYPILDKLSSN; encoded by the coding sequence ATGAATGAGGAAATCAAGTATCATCTCAGAAACTTAGTCACTTTAAGAACGTTTGCTCCAAGATTTTCTGGCAACTTGTTTTTTATTTTTGGCTGTCAAAGAAGTGGAACAAATTTACTACTATCTATTCTCAACGCTCATCCCCAGATTCACAGTATAGATGAATCAGAATTTCCTAGTCCCTATCCTTTTCCCTCAGCTCAACGATTGATGTTAGCTAAGTTAAAGAAAGAGTACCTTTGCTTGAAAATGTTGGAGCATTCTAATAAACTAGACTTTTTGAAAAAGTTTTATCTTAAAGCAAAAATAGTTTGGCCTGTGAGAAATCCCTATAGCGCAATTGCCTCAATGCTTAATCTGGTTAATTCTCGTTCACGAACTAATTGGATTGAAAGATGTGCCAAAACAGAAATTGAGCGCCTCAAACCGTTTTATCCTGAAACTTTAGGACAGTACGATCTCGATAAACTATCAACAATTGAATTAGGAGCAATTTACTGGTCTTATAAAAATAGCTATACTAAGTTTATGGAAGATAGTGGCTTTAGTGTTTTTAAGTTGTCCTATGAAAATTTAATAACCAATCCTCGGGAAACTTTAGAAGATATAGTTAACTTTCTAGAGATTGAGTGGCATGATAATTTGCTTAATTTTCATGAGGTAAATCCTAGTAAATCTTTAGCCGGTGGGACAAGAACTTATCGACCGATCAATCCTACAAAAACCAATAGCTTAAAAGGTTTAAATGAACAAGATGTCGAGACAATTAATCAAATTTGTCAATCAGTGATGCAAGATTATAACTACCCAATACTTGACAAATTATCAAGTAATTAA
- a CDS encoding type IV pilus twitching motility protein PilT, with protein MSQNPNSSSRPLQPLPVPSMPIPPSEITGTSTGTTQEMTQQVATPTKNVPNMPQNGQIYAPRPPQNRAPSQAASPQTPPRPGRAPNQPTLEHLIRMAFDRGYSDVHLGVGEQPRMRDRGEMIILNYPEIDINTFYSWLREILGEEEILRFKKDLEFDGATQYEFARVRINIFESLRGPGMVLRLIPLKILTVEQLGLPAVFRNVCDVHKGLILITGPTGSGKSTTLAAMVDYINKEHAKHIITIEDPIEFVHQSRRSLIKQKEVGIHTHEFDNALKASLREDPDIILVGEMRDKSTVNTALKAAQTGHLVMGTLHTNSAVKTLERILTLYTAEERESMRVAIAESLVCIISQGLCRTTDSKRTAFHDILVNTETVKDYICSGKNDEIIELMRDGEYDGMITTNQSLFNLYQEGRISDEVALEMSPVPNEMAMMLRGRI; from the coding sequence ATGAGTCAAAATCCCAATTCTTCCTCGCGACCACTGCAGCCGCTGCCGGTTCCCTCCATGCCGATACCTCCCTCAGAAATCACGGGAACCAGCACGGGGACAACTCAAGAAATGACGCAACAAGTGGCGACACCGACCAAAAACGTGCCGAATATGCCGCAAAATGGTCAAATTTACGCCCCACGTCCTCCCCAAAATCGCGCTCCCAGTCAGGCTGCTTCTCCCCAAACCCCACCCCGGCCGGGTCGCGCTCCCAATCAACCCACCTTAGAACATTTGATCCGGATGGCCTTTGATCGGGGTTATTCGGACGTTCACCTAGGAGTTGGAGAACAACCCCGGATGCGGGATCGTGGTGAAATGATTATTCTCAACTATCCTGAAATTGACATCAACACTTTTTATAGTTGGTTACGGGAAATCCTAGGAGAAGAAGAAATCCTTCGCTTTAAAAAAGATCTAGAGTTTGACGGTGCAACTCAGTACGAATTCGCTAGGGTGCGGATTAATATCTTTGAAAGTCTGCGCGGTCCGGGGATGGTTTTGCGTCTAATTCCCCTGAAAATCCTCACTGTGGAACAATTGGGCTTACCGGCTGTGTTCCGGAATGTGTGCGATGTGCATAAGGGATTGATTTTAATCACCGGTCCGACGGGTTCAGGGAAATCCACCACCCTAGCAGCCATGGTCGATTACATAAATAAAGAACACGCCAAACATATTATCACCATCGAAGACCCGATCGAATTTGTCCATCAAAGTCGTCGCAGTTTGATCAAACAAAAGGAAGTGGGAATACACACCCATGAGTTCGATAATGCCCTAAAAGCCTCTTTGCGGGAAGACCCAGATATTATTCTGGTGGGGGAGATGCGGGACAAATCCACCGTTAATACTGCCCTGAAAGCTGCCCAAACTGGTCACTTAGTTATGGGAACCCTGCACACCAACAGCGCCGTTAAAACCCTGGAGCGGATTTTAACTCTTTATACCGCCGAGGAACGGGAATCGATGCGGGTGGCGATCGCAGAATCCTTGGTTTGTATTATTTCCCAGGGTTTATGTCGCACCACCGACAGTAAACGGACCGCTTTTCACGATATTCTCGTCAACACAGAAACCGTCAAAGATTACATTTGCAGCGGCAAAAATGACGAAATTATCGAATTAATGAGAGATGGCGAATATGATGGCATGATTACCACTAATCAATCTCTGTTTAACCTCTATCAAGAGGGACGGATTAGCGATGAGGTCGCCCTGGAAATGTCCCCGGTTCCCAATGAAATGGCGATGATGCTGCGGGGTAGAATCTAG
- a CDS encoding IS701-like element ISMae34 family transposase, protein MKETTPAAMPPCFDRWCRRFDNCFKNEAQKNGFRQYLGGLLGESERKNLTQMANNAVGVVYNRLHHFLTESPWSDRQVNECRLQVMNQCRQTQIPRGFSLIVDDSGHRKSGNLTAGVGRQYLGEIGKTDNGIVAVTTHLYDGKKSVPLDIEIYQPASSLAEGKEDKEFKKKPEIAIDLIDRSLTRGYRPKIVLIDAGYGNNTNFLKALEERKLKYLGGLAKNRKVIIEKEGGVEETIQLEQLAKSLSEKDWEKITLNLDKEKTVWVAVFRAKISQLEGERNLAIVMNASSMEKATEVDYFITNVVEADTVTASWIVRTYTERNWVEVFYREAKGWLGLREYQVRDKRSLLRHFILVFCAYTFILWHKLTGGLQRQWANRPLNTFVEALEAFRTAMSFRFFEWLTENRDVFAAYKASLGFVWA, encoded by the coding sequence ATGAAAGAGACAACCCCAGCCGCGATGCCCCCATGCTTTGACCGATGGTGTCGGCGGTTTGACAATTGCTTCAAAAACGAAGCGCAAAAAAACGGCTTCAGACAATATTTAGGAGGATTATTAGGGGAAAGTGAGAGGAAAAACCTCACTCAAATGGCCAATAATGCCGTCGGAGTAGTTTATAACCGATTACATCACTTTTTGACCGAATCTCCCTGGTCAGACCGTCAGGTGAATGAATGTCGGTTGCAAGTGATGAACCAATGCCGCCAGACGCAAATCCCCCGAGGATTTTCCCTGATTGTCGATGACTCAGGACATCGAAAAAGTGGCAATCTGACCGCCGGAGTTGGCAGGCAGTACCTAGGAGAAATTGGCAAGACAGACAACGGAATAGTCGCCGTCACTACCCATCTCTACGACGGCAAAAAAAGTGTCCCCCTAGACATTGAAATTTATCAACCGGCTAGTTCCTTAGCCGAGGGGAAAGAAGACAAAGAATTTAAGAAGAAACCAGAGATAGCGATAGATTTAATTGACCGGAGCTTAACCAGAGGCTATCGACCGAAAATCGTCTTAATAGATGCTGGTTATGGCAACAACACAAATTTTCTCAAAGCCCTGGAAGAAAGAAAGCTAAAATACTTAGGAGGATTGGCAAAAAATCGAAAAGTAATTATTGAAAAAGAAGGGGGTGTGGAAGAAACAATCCAGCTTGAGCAACTAGCAAAAAGCCTATCAGAAAAGGATTGGGAGAAAATCACCCTAAATCTAGATAAAGAAAAAACGGTTTGGGTAGCGGTATTCAGAGCGAAAATATCTCAACTAGAAGGAGAAAGGAACTTGGCGATCGTCATGAATGCAAGTTCAATGGAAAAAGCCACAGAGGTGGACTATTTCATCACCAATGTAGTTGAGGCAGATACAGTAACAGCTTCGTGGATAGTGAGGACTTACACCGAAAGAAATTGGGTGGAAGTATTCTACCGAGAAGCCAAAGGATGGTTAGGGTTAAGGGAATATCAAGTCAGGGATAAACGAAGCTTACTTCGTCATTTTATCCTGGTGTTTTGTGCCTATACATTTATCCTGTGGCATAAGTTAACTGGGGGATTGCAAAGGCAGTGGGCGAATCGACCTTTAAACACTTTTGTGGAAGCCTTGGAAGCTTTTCGGACAGCGATGTCTTTCCGTTTCTTTGAGTGGCTGACCGAGAATCGGGATGTGTTTGCCGCTTACAAAGCCAGTTTAGGCTTTGTTTGGGCTTGA
- a CDS encoding circadian clock KaiB family protein encodes MTTSAIVLPDIFKGIALFTPGGDLIYCIDPDKQTHWHLNLCAALQSALGLPEPPHFLVPSFTATIDRWRDPYSHRIHTRAEVYPLVRRYQPLLNAIFATDERAWFTVPWQEQSSNPTILETYRQQFPQLWQSHDLILRYQERPATTSGISADSDYTNPSPKGYVLRLFVSGNNANTKHTLESIHQLLERELHHPYTLKVIDISKHPEQAESNHVSAIPTLVRVWPQPVKRIIGEFEDLPRVLQIIATA; translated from the coding sequence GTGACCACTTCCGCGATTGTGTTGCCCGATATTTTTAAAGGCATCGCCCTGTTTACCCCCGGGGGCGACCTGATTTACTGTATCGATCCTGATAAACAAACTCATTGGCATCTGAATCTCTGCGCTGCTCTCCAGTCCGCTTTAGGGTTGCCAGAACCCCCCCATTTTTTAGTTCCTAGTTTTACCGCTACCATCGATCGCTGGCGAGATCCCTACAGTCACCGTATTCATACTAGAGCCGAAGTCTATCCCCTTGTCCGTCGCTATCAGCCTTTATTAAATGCTATTTTCGCCACGGACGAGCGAGCTTGGTTTACTGTACCTTGGCAGGAACAATCCTCTAATCCCACTATCTTAGAAACCTATCGTCAGCAGTTTCCCCAACTTTGGCAATCCCACGATCTGATTCTCCGTTATCAGGAGCGCCCCGCAACGACTTCGGGGATTAGTGCTGACTCTGACTATACTAACCCTAGTCCCAAGGGTTATGTTTTGCGGTTATTTGTCTCCGGCAATAATGCCAATACTAAACACACCCTAGAATCGATCCATCAGCTTCTAGAGCGAGAATTACACCATCCCTATACCCTGAAAGTGATCGATATCTCTAAGCATCCAGAACAAGCGGAATCTAATCATGTCTCTGCTATTCCCACTTTAGTCCGGGTTTGGCCGCAACCGGTGAAACGCATCATCGGCGAATTTGAGGATTTACCGCGAGTATTACAGATTATCGCCACCGCTTAG